One genomic segment of Hydrocarboniclastica marina includes these proteins:
- a CDS encoding GGDEF domain-containing protein, translated as MNSPRPMDRATADMTYRRVIFSVMLLITFIGASLFSALNFYQGVVALALIELGMAAFSLALLCLIRNTRDLASWSLTYISAIFGGFLLIFAHPDATPSVFIWVLLIPLVTHLLVGRFMGLAFSLIAIFLAGGVYIWRFQGNPSLVNPLELANMAICVLTVLIFSHVYEVSRERSEARLRKLATTDGLTGLANRMRFTDVFGWEQRKAQREKYPLCLVLIDLDHFKSINDSYGHEAGDQVLQHVATLLAERLRATDLICRIGGEEFGIMVPNCTLGQVEFVVHELQRVLAETPCRVLDQDLQITFSAGIAQLGRDGDDLRALFSVADRRMYQSKADGRNRVTSVDRPGFTMGSADPAPGGRAPAGD; from the coding sequence ATGAACAGTCCGCGTCCCATGGACAGAGCCACCGCCGATATGACTTACCGTAGGGTGATCTTCAGCGTCATGCTGCTGATTACCTTCATAGGCGCCTCTCTGTTCAGCGCACTGAATTTCTACCAGGGTGTCGTGGCGCTGGCGCTGATTGAGCTAGGCATGGCGGCTTTTTCGCTGGCGCTGCTCTGCCTGATACGCAACACGCGGGACCTGGCGTCCTGGAGCCTTACCTACATCTCTGCGATCTTTGGTGGCTTCCTGCTCATTTTTGCTCATCCTGATGCCACGCCGTCCGTGTTCATCTGGGTGCTCCTGATCCCGCTGGTAACCCATCTGCTCGTCGGCCGTTTCATGGGCCTGGCCTTCTCTCTGATCGCGATCTTTCTCGCCGGTGGCGTCTATATCTGGCGCTTTCAGGGCAACCCGTCCCTGGTGAATCCGCTAGAGTTGGCGAACATGGCCATTTGCGTGCTGACCGTGCTGATATTCTCCCACGTCTACGAAGTCTCTCGCGAACGTTCTGAGGCGCGTCTGCGCAAACTGGCCACCACCGACGGCCTGACGGGGCTGGCCAACCGCATGCGCTTCACCGATGTGTTTGGCTGGGAGCAGCGAAAGGCTCAACGCGAGAAGTACCCTCTGTGCCTCGTATTGATAGACCTCGACCACTTCAAGTCGATCAATGATTCCTACGGTCACGAAGCCGGCGACCAGGTGTTGCAGCACGTAGCCACTTTGCTGGCCGAACGCCTGCGCGCGACCGATCTTATCTGTAGGATCGGTGGCGAAGAGTTTGGCATCATGGTGCCCAACTGTACGTTGGGACAGGTCGAATTTGTCGTGCATGAACTCCAGCGCGTTCTGGCTGAGACGCCCTGCCGTGTGCTCGACCAGGACCTTCAGATTACTTTCAGCGCAGGTATCGCCCAGCTTGGCCGGGACGGAGATGACTTACGGGCGCTGTTCAGTGTCGCCGATCGCCGGATGTACCAGAGCAAAGCGGACGGACGAAACCGCGTGACCAGTGTTGATCGTCCGGGCTTCACCATGGGGTCTGCGGATCCGGCACCCGGCGGGCGGGCCCCGGCCGGCGATTAG
- a CDS encoding slipin family protein — translation MGTFFPYITPLVLLLLLIGWSVRILPEYQRGVVFFLGRFQGVRGPGLIFIVPGIQQLTRVDLRVITLDVPSQDVISRDNVTVKVNAVLYYRVVDPEKAIIQVEDFGAATSQLAQTTLRSVLGKHDLDEMLSERDKLNNDIQEIIDSQTEPWGVKVANVEIKHVDLNESMIRAIARQAEAERERRAKVIHAEGELQASEKLVQAADVMGRNSAALQLRYLQTMADMSAKNSSTIVFPLPLDIMDVFKTIKGQVNQPPSPGPAPQPNEPVPKGSPD, via the coding sequence ATGGGTACCTTTTTTCCGTACATTACGCCGCTCGTCTTACTGCTGCTGCTTATAGGCTGGTCGGTTCGGATCCTGCCGGAGTACCAGCGCGGCGTCGTGTTTTTTCTGGGTCGTTTCCAGGGCGTACGCGGCCCAGGCCTGATCTTCATCGTACCCGGCATTCAGCAACTGACCCGGGTCGATCTCCGGGTGATAACCCTTGATGTGCCGAGCCAGGACGTTATCTCTCGTGACAACGTCACGGTTAAAGTCAATGCCGTGCTTTACTACCGCGTGGTGGATCCGGAGAAGGCCATTATCCAGGTTGAGGATTTCGGTGCCGCCACCAGCCAACTGGCCCAGACCACGTTACGTTCGGTGCTGGGGAAGCACGATCTGGACGAGATGTTGTCGGAGCGGGATAAACTCAACAATGACATCCAGGAAATTATCGACTCCCAGACCGAGCCCTGGGGCGTTAAAGTCGCTAACGTCGAAATCAAGCATGTTGACCTGAACGAGTCCATGATCCGCGCTATCGCCCGCCAGGCTGAGGCAGAACGGGAGCGGCGCGCCAAAGTCATTCATGCGGAAGGGGAACTGCAGGCTTCGGAAAAACTGGTGCAGGCCGCGGACGTGATGGGCCGAAACTCGGCCGCGTTACAGTTGCGCTACCTGCAGACAATGGCCGACATGAGCGCGAAAAACTCCTCCACCATCGTGTTCCCGCTGCCGCTGGATATCATGGACGTCTTCAAGACGATCAAGGGACAGGTAAACCAACCCCCGTCACCAGGGCCAGCGCCCCAGCCGAACGAACCGGTACCCAAGGGCAGCCCTGACTAA
- a CDS encoding VOC family protein, translating to MHYLHTMVRVADLDASLHFYCELLGLREVSRKDSEKGRFTLVFLAAPDDLQRAREEKAPMVELTHNWDPETYSGGRNFGHLAYRVDNIYEACQRLQEGGVTINRPPRDGHMAFVRSPDGISIELLQAGDALAPKEPWASMENNGNW from the coding sequence ATGCACTATCTCCACACCATGGTACGGGTCGCTGACCTCGATGCTTCACTCCATTTCTACTGCGAGCTGCTGGGCTTGCGCGAAGTGAGCCGAAAGGACAGCGAGAAAGGCCGCTTTACACTGGTCTTTCTCGCAGCGCCGGATGATCTGCAGCGCGCCCGTGAAGAAAAAGCGCCTATGGTCGAGCTTACCCACAACTGGGACCCGGAAACCTATTCGGGAGGTCGCAACTTCGGACATCTGGCCTATCGCGTGGACAACATCTACGAAGCCTGCCAGAGGCTTCAGGAAGGCGGGGTTACCATCAATAGACCGCCTCGGGATGGCCATATGGCCTTTGTCCGATCCCCGGACGGAATCTCCATTGAACTGCTTCAAGCGGGTGACGCACTCGCCCCTAAAGAGCCATGGGCGAGCATGGAGAATAATGGCAATTGGTAG
- a CDS encoding histone deacetylase family protein, producing the protein MKAFFHPSQDLHIPRSYLSRGQMRAPQEIPERTGHILKGLEQVDCPVEQPADFGMAAISKVHDLGYLTFLESAHRRWKAAPEDWGDEVMSNIYVRSSNPRRGLLAEAAYYLADGSCPVGKDTWEAAYWSAQSALAATDRILKGDMNAYAVCRPPGHHARRDAAGGFCYLNNAAIAAEALRENFGRVAILDTDMHHGQGIQEIFYKRSDVLYVSIHGDPTNFYPVVAGFEDERGAGDGKGYNVNLPMAHGSSEEVFFDRLTEALTILRLYQPDVVILTLGYDIYKDDPQAKVAVTSAGFRRLAEQVGGLGLPTLVVQEGGYDLESLGENTRQFFTGLGI; encoded by the coding sequence ATGAAAGCATTCTTCCATCCCTCCCAGGATCTGCACATTCCCCGCAGCTACCTGTCCCGGGGACAGATGCGCGCGCCCCAGGAGATCCCGGAACGCACGGGCCACATTCTCAAAGGCCTCGAACAGGTCGACTGCCCGGTCGAGCAGCCTGCTGATTTCGGCATGGCCGCGATTTCAAAGGTACACGACCTCGGCTATCTGACGTTTCTGGAGTCGGCCCATCGCCGCTGGAAAGCCGCGCCCGAAGACTGGGGCGACGAGGTCATGTCGAACATTTACGTGCGCTCGTCAAACCCGCGTCGCGGCTTGTTGGCAGAAGCCGCCTACTACTTGGCCGACGGCAGCTGTCCCGTGGGCAAAGATACCTGGGAGGCGGCCTATTGGTCCGCCCAGAGCGCGTTGGCGGCGACAGACCGGATCCTGAAAGGCGACATGAATGCCTATGCCGTATGTCGGCCACCGGGGCATCACGCCCGTCGGGACGCGGCGGGTGGTTTCTGTTACCTCAACAACGCGGCTATTGCCGCCGAGGCTCTGCGGGAGAACTTCGGGCGGGTTGCGATCCTCGATACCGACATGCACCACGGCCAGGGTATCCAGGAAATTTTCTACAAGCGCAGCGATGTGCTCTATGTTTCGATCCATGGCGATCCGACCAATTTCTACCCGGTCGTGGCCGGGTTCGAGGATGAGCGCGGTGCGGGCGACGGTAAGGGGTACAACGTCAACCTGCCCATGGCCCACGGCTCCAGCGAAGAGGTCTTTTTCGACCGACTCACTGAGGCGCTGACCATCCTGCGGTTGTACCAACCAGATGTGGTTATCCTCACCCTGGGTTATGACATCTACAAGGATGACCCCCAGGCCAAGGTCGCAGTGACCTCTGCGGGCTTCAGAAGGCTTGCCGAACAGGTCGGCGGGCTGGGGTTGCCAACGCTGGTGGTGCAGGAGGGCGGCTACGACCTGGAATCACTGGGTGAGAACACCCGCCAGTTTTTCACCGGGCTGGGCATTTAA
- a CDS encoding NfeD family protein, with protein sequence MTELCQGRPGSRRVWIWLGCVLAGLLLFAPASSEDGSSKALLLTIDGSIGPATLDYLERGLGQAAAEDASLVVIQLDTPGGLASSMRSMIKAILASPVPVVTWVAPAGARAASAGTYLLYGSHVAAMAPATHLGSATPVQMGGFPGGSGDTDEGETDNGPATGQGSRENNSESNSESTGENAGESAGESAGESAGENAEESAGESAGKRRGGNAMERKVLEDAVAYIRSLAERHDRNADWAEQAVREAVNLSANEAESRNVVDLVAADLDALLLALDGRTVQMADGERTLETSALAIHRFDSDWRTDLLSVITDPNVAYFLMIIGFYGLIFELASPGAMVPGVIGAICLVLALFAFQVLTVNYAGLALIILGLAFIVGETLVPSFGALGLGGIVAFVVGSIILMDGTNQAISWPIIGGTAAIAAGFMLWTVTRLMGLRRRPATTGRSQMLGALAKVTVDFQQHPGESDYRGKVFLHGETWRATSGSAISEGTQVRVIAIRDLEVRVEPTRE encoded by the coding sequence ATGACTGAACTCTGCCAGGGGCGCCCCGGTTCAAGACGGGTATGGATCTGGCTAGGCTGCGTGCTGGCCGGCCTGCTTCTTTTTGCCCCGGCCAGCAGCGAGGATGGCTCTTCCAAGGCGCTGTTGCTGACGATCGACGGCAGTATTGGCCCGGCGACACTCGACTACCTCGAGCGCGGGCTCGGCCAGGCGGCAGCCGAAGACGCCAGCCTGGTCGTCATCCAGTTGGATACGCCGGGCGGCCTGGCTTCAAGCATGCGCAGCATGATCAAAGCGATTCTGGCCTCTCCTGTGCCCGTCGTAACCTGGGTAGCGCCTGCCGGCGCCCGGGCAGCCAGCGCCGGCACCTACCTGCTGTACGGCAGCCACGTTGCAGCAATGGCGCCGGCAACTCACCTGGGCTCAGCAACCCCGGTGCAAATGGGCGGTTTTCCCGGCGGTAGTGGAGATACCGACGAAGGTGAAACCGACAACGGCCCGGCTACCGGCCAGGGTAGCCGGGAGAATAACAGTGAGAGTAACAGTGAGAGCACGGGTGAGAATGCCGGAGAGAGTGCCGGAGAGAGTGCCGGAGAGAGTGCCGGAGAGAATGCCGAAGAGAGTGCAGGAGAAAGCGCCGGCAAGCGACGCGGTGGCAACGCCATGGAACGGAAGGTGCTCGAGGACGCAGTAGCCTATATCCGAAGCCTCGCCGAGCGTCATGATCGCAACGCGGACTGGGCAGAGCAGGCTGTGCGCGAGGCAGTGAATCTTTCAGCAAACGAGGCGGAAAGCCGGAATGTGGTTGATCTGGTTGCCGCCGATCTGGACGCCCTACTGCTGGCACTGGACGGTCGCACAGTGCAGATGGCCGACGGCGAGCGTACGCTTGAAACCTCGGCCCTGGCGATCCACCGGTTCGACTCCGACTGGCGAACCGACCTGCTTTCGGTCATAACCGACCCTAACGTCGCCTATTTCCTGATGATCATCGGCTTCTACGGGCTGATCTTCGAACTTGCGAGCCCGGGCGCTATGGTGCCCGGCGTGATAGGCGCCATCTGCCTCGTGCTAGCCCTGTTCGCGTTTCAGGTACTGACCGTAAATTATGCAGGACTCGCGCTGATCATACTGGGGCTGGCGTTTATCGTCGGCGAAACCTTGGTTCCAAGTTTCGGTGCGTTGGGCCTGGGCGGGATTGTCGCCTTTGTCGTAGGCTCCATCATTCTCATGGACGGCACCAACCAGGCAATATCTTGGCCGATTATCGGTGGCACGGCGGCCATTGCCGCTGGCTTCATGCTTTGGACAGTCACCCGCCTCATGGGGCTGCGCAGGCGGCCAGCCACAACAGGGCGAAGCCAGATGCTGGGCGCCCTGGCAAAGGTAACGGTGGACTTTCAGCAGCATCCCGGTGAATCTGATTATCGGGGCAAGGTCTTCCTGCATGGCGAGACGTGGCGGGCAACCAGCGGCTCAGCGATTTCTGAAGGCACTCAGGTACGGGTCATCGCTATCAGAGACCTTGAAGTGCGGGTGGAGCCAACCAGAGAATAA
- a CDS encoding NAD-dependent succinate-semialdehyde dehydrogenase: MIESPLLQHLSGYIGGQWTPAETGKTFDIHNPSTGEKLASVPSLGADEVNQAVAAGKEALQLTRPYTMEQRRHWLEGIRDVLMAEKKEVGRILSLEHGKPWKEAQAEVEYAAGFFDHCAKNLDQLEPHTLDERPKDCTWTVYHRPIGVVGLITPWNFPIGMIAKKLSAALAAGCPCVIKPASATPLTMIALFSLIHERLDLPKGMVNLVMGSAGVIGDTLCAHPDVPMLSFTGSTEIGQKLIEKTIPQVKKLGLELGGNAPFIVFADADLDAAADNLIANKFRGSGQTCVCANRILVQKDVADAFAEKVVSRVEKLRVGDGMDENVDIGPLINADGFDKVRSHVKDALEKGARQLAGTHPDELDSSRNLFYPPTVVTDVRDDMECWQKETFGPLVPMALFETEDDAVRAGNNTEYGLAAYVFTADDALAQRVIGALRFGHVGWNTGTGPAPQAPFGGMKASGIGREGGAEGLMEFVEAQAVPRGA, encoded by the coding sequence ATGATTGAATCCCCCCTGCTCCAACATCTCAGTGGCTATATCGGCGGCCAGTGGACCCCTGCCGAGACCGGCAAGACCTTCGATATTCACAATCCATCGACGGGGGAGAAGCTGGCGTCTGTGCCGTCCCTCGGTGCTGACGAGGTCAATCAGGCCGTGGCTGCGGGCAAAGAGGCGTTGCAGTTAACCCGGCCCTACACGATGGAACAGCGTCGACACTGGCTTGAGGGGATCCGCGACGTGCTCATGGCTGAGAAAAAAGAAGTCGGCCGCATTCTCAGCCTGGAACATGGCAAGCCTTGGAAGGAAGCGCAGGCCGAAGTTGAATACGCCGCGGGGTTCTTCGACCACTGCGCCAAGAATCTGGACCAGCTGGAGCCCCATACCCTCGATGAACGTCCCAAGGACTGTACCTGGACCGTCTATCACCGCCCGATTGGCGTGGTAGGGCTGATCACGCCCTGGAACTTCCCCATCGGCATGATCGCCAAGAAACTCTCCGCGGCCCTGGCGGCGGGCTGCCCCTGCGTGATCAAGCCGGCCAGCGCCACGCCGCTGACTATGATTGCGCTGTTTTCGCTGATTCATGAGCGCCTGGATCTGCCCAAAGGCATGGTCAATCTGGTCATGGGTAGCGCCGGGGTCATCGGCGACACGCTCTGTGCGCATCCCGATGTGCCCATGCTGAGTTTTACTGGCTCGACCGAAATCGGCCAGAAGCTGATCGAGAAAACCATACCCCAGGTGAAGAAGCTGGGTCTGGAACTGGGCGGTAATGCGCCCTTTATCGTCTTCGCGGACGCCGATCTGGATGCCGCCGCCGATAACCTGATCGCCAACAAGTTCCGGGGTAGTGGACAAACCTGTGTCTGTGCCAACCGCATCCTGGTGCAAAAAGACGTCGCCGATGCTTTCGCCGAGAAAGTGGTCAGTCGCGTTGAGAAGCTGCGGGTAGGGGATGGCATGGATGAGAACGTCGATATCGGGCCGCTAATCAACGCGGACGGTTTCGACAAGGTGCGCAGCCACGTCAAAGACGCGCTTGAAAAAGGCGCACGCCAGTTGGCCGGTACCCATCCGGATGAGTTGGATTCCAGCCGTAACCTGTTCTATCCGCCCACCGTCGTCACCGATGTGCGGGACGATATGGAATGCTGGCAGAAGGAAACCTTCGGGCCGCTGGTGCCCATGGCGTTGTTTGAGACAGAGGACGACGCAGTCCGCGCCGGCAACAATACCGAATACGGCCTCGCCGCGTATGTGTTCACCGCTGATGATGCGCTGGCGCAGCGCGTGATAGGCGCCCTGCGCTTCGGTCATGTTGGCTGGAACACCGGCACGGGACCGGCACCCCAGGCGCCGTTTGGGGGCATGAAAGCGTCGGGTATTGGTCGCGAAGGCGGCGCGGAAGGGTTAATGGAATTTGTTGAAGCCCAGGCAGTCCCGAGAGGCGCCTGA